One window of the Diospyros lotus cultivar Yz01 chromosome 12, ASM1463336v1, whole genome shotgun sequence genome contains the following:
- the LOC127787534 gene encoding uncharacterized protein LOC127787534, whose translation MAVVPPEHLHIPAIKPYAGTTDSMDHLDLLTSHMMVQDASDAIWCRVFLATLEGHTCAWYSNLAHHSIANFAQLRGNFLAHFAPLLRHRRSTMALVSLKQNQGDSLKDFVSHFNMEALSIENFDHSVAMVAFQNALRPGPFAQSLDKTPPLAFTDVLGQATKYINAEEVMQANRAEHTEKKEKKKHPEEHKGEG comes from the coding sequence ATGGCTGTCGTACCGCCCGAGCATCTTCACATTCCAGCTATCAAGCCCTATGCAGGGACTACCGACTCAATGGATCACCTAGATCTTCTTACCTCTCATATGATGGTGCAAGATGCCTCTGACGCAATCTGGTGTAGAGTCTTCCTGGCAACACTAGAAGGGCACACTTGCGCCTGGTATTCAAACCTGGCCCATCACTCAATAGCTAATTTTGCGCAGCTTCGGGGCAATTTCCTGGCTCACTTCGCTCCTCTTCTAAGGCATCGAAGGTCCACTATGGCCCTCGTTAGCTTGAAGCAGAACCAAGGTGATTCTTTGAAGGATTTTGTCTCGCATTTCAATATGGAAGCTCTGAGCATTGAGAACTTCGACCATAGTGTCGCcatggtggcattccagaatGCCCTGAGGCCTGGTCCCTTCGCTCAATCGTTGGACAAAACTCCCCCACTTGCATTTACGGATGTTTTAGGTCAGGCAACGAAGTACATCAATGCTGAGGAAGTTATGCAGGCGAATAGAGCAGAGCATAccgagaagaaggaaaagaaaaaacatccTGAAGAACATAAGGGTGAGGGCTGA